Proteins encoded together in one Verrucomicrobiota bacterium window:
- a CDS encoding MFS transporter — protein MFANLASDLRAMPRPLWMLFAGTFVNKFGSFVMPFLVLHLTKHGHSPAKAGLAVGAYGVGHLAASALGGWLADRIGRRTTIALSMFTGAAAMLALSQAETFSTITALTLLLGAASELYRPACSALVTDLAPPEKRVTAFAVYRLAINAGFACGPATAGFLAEKLFIWLFIGDAITSALFGVIALATLPDGERQRGDKADWRADLKQVARDREFLCFLLAVAPITFVFFQMTASLPLHVRDVGLSSAAYGVLISLNGLIVVICELPLTSVTQRLPARPVMALGYLLTGLGYALTAFARDAWTLAGTVLVWTLGEMLASPVSLAYVAGLAPLHMRGRYLGMVSVVWALGLIAGPTWGTALYAHDAPQLWALCAGLGVASALCVWVGPERRQVEQVP, from the coding sequence GTGTTCGCCAACCTCGCCTCCGACTTGCGCGCGATGCCGCGCCCGCTGTGGATGCTCTTCGCCGGCACGTTCGTGAACAAGTTCGGCAGCTTCGTGATGCCGTTCCTCGTGCTGCACCTCACGAAGCACGGTCACTCGCCTGCAAAGGCGGGCCTGGCGGTGGGCGCCTACGGAGTCGGACACCTCGCGGCCTCGGCACTCGGCGGCTGGCTCGCCGACCGCATCGGCCGGCGCACCACCATCGCGCTCTCCATGTTCACGGGCGCGGCGGCGATGCTCGCGCTCTCGCAGGCGGAGACGTTCTCCACCATCACCGCGCTCACGCTGCTGCTCGGCGCGGCGAGCGAACTCTACCGGCCCGCGTGCTCGGCGCTCGTCACGGACCTCGCGCCGCCGGAGAAGCGCGTGACCGCGTTCGCGGTGTATCGGCTCGCGATCAATGCCGGCTTCGCGTGCGGCCCGGCCACGGCGGGCTTTCTCGCGGAGAAGTTGTTCATCTGGCTCTTCATCGGCGATGCGATCACTTCGGCGCTGTTCGGGGTCATCGCGCTGGCGACGCTGCCCGACGGCGAACGCCAGCGCGGCGACAAGGCGGACTGGCGCGCGGACTTGAAGCAGGTCGCGCGCGACCGGGAGTTCCTGTGTTTCCTGCTCGCGGTTGCGCCGATCACGTTCGTGTTCTTCCAGATGACAGCGTCGCTGCCGCTTCACGTGCGCGACGTGGGGCTGTCGAGCGCGGCTTACGGCGTCCTCATCTCGCTCAACGGGCTCATCGTGGTCATCTGCGAACTGCCGCTGACGAGCGTCACGCAGCGGCTCCCCGCGCGGCCCGTGATGGCGCTCGGCTACCTGCTCACAGGCCTCGGCTACGCGCTGACGGCGTTCGCGCGCGACGCATGGACGCTCGCGGGCACGGTGCTCGTGTGGACGCTCGGCGAGATGCTCGCGTCGCCGGTCTCGTTGGCTTACGTGGCGGGACTCGCGCCGCTGCACATGCGCGGGCGCTACCTGGGGATGGTGAGCGTGGTCTGGGCGCTCGGGCTCATCGCGGGGCCGACATGGGGCACCGCGCTCTACGCGCACGACGCTCCCCAACTTTGGGCGCTGTGTGCGGGGTTGGGAGTGGCGTCCGCGCTGTGCGTGTGGGTCGGGCCGGAGCGGCGACAGGTCGAACAGGTCCCATGA
- a CDS encoding HAD family hydrolase, whose protein sequence is MVAAAPKFSGLVEFTPAFAPRPRVSHVLFDFDGTLSLIREGWPAVMVPMFVEMLPRRPGETEADLARLMTGDIMRLNGKQTIYQMMQLAERIRERGGEPREPLWYKHEYLRRLEERIRSRTDGLRSGAIAPDTLLVLGSRTLLADLRRRGLTLYLASGTDEVFVKREAGLLGITEFFGGHVYGALDDFRQFSKKMVIERLLRENGIAGEQLLAFGDGYVEIENTKEAGGLAVAVASDEAHNGSGRFDEWKRERLLGVGADVVIPDFRDGVALMDWLLGK, encoded by the coding sequence ATGGTCGCCGCCGCCCCGAAGTTCTCCGGATTGGTCGAGTTCACGCCCGCGTTCGCGCCTCGCCCGCGCGTGAGCCACGTGCTGTTCGACTTCGACGGCACGCTGTCGCTCATCCGCGAAGGCTGGCCCGCGGTGATGGTCCCGATGTTCGTCGAGATGCTCCCGCGCCGGCCGGGCGAGACCGAGGCGGATCTCGCGCGGTTGATGACCGGCGACATCATGCGGCTCAACGGCAAGCAGACCATCTACCAGATGATGCAGCTCGCCGAGCGCATCCGTGAGCGCGGCGGCGAGCCGCGCGAGCCGCTGTGGTATAAGCACGAGTATCTCCGCCGCCTCGAGGAACGCATCCGCTCGCGCACCGACGGACTTCGCAGCGGCGCGATCGCGCCCGACACCTTGCTGGTGCTCGGGTCGCGCACGTTGCTCGCGGACCTCCGCCGCCGCGGACTCACGCTGTATCTGGCGAGCGGCACGGACGAGGTCTTCGTGAAGCGCGAGGCGGGATTGCTCGGGATCACGGAGTTTTTCGGCGGCCACGTTTACGGCGCGCTCGACGACTTCAGGCAATTCTCCAAGAAGATGGTCATCGAGCGGCTGCTGCGGGAGAACGGGATCGCGGGCGAGCAACTGCTCGCCTTCGGCGACGGCTATGTGGAGATCGAGAACACGAAGGAAGCCGGCGGCCTCGCGGTCGCGGTCGCGAGCGACGAGGCGCACAACGGCTCCGGCCGTTTCGACGAGTGGAAGCGCGAGCGGCTGCTTGGCGTCGGCGCGGACGTGGTGATCCCGGATTTCCGCGATGGGGTGGCGTTGATGGACTGGCTGCTGGGAAAGTGA
- a CDS encoding polynucleotide adenylyltransferase produces MTLAGTRRFKGSPAHGARKQTARARRVGRFAIGPWLWEGSPVHVQLPAELRRILAETPELRRAYLVGGCVRDSLLGLAVKDFDVEVFGVNYEQLEPALRRHGRTDLVGRSFGVVKLTTGSGIGYDFSIPRRDRKVAPGHTGFLVGFDPNITPAEAAGRRDFTINALMFDPRAGEVLDFHGGKADLGNRVLRHTSAAFAEDPLRVLRGMQFASRFELTPAPETVALCRSIASSFGELAVERVGMEWFKWAAKSTVPSAGLKFLADAGWLGHFPEVDAMRGVPQESEWHPEGDVFIHTCHCCDALAKLPEWRAAPGDSRIAWMLAVLAHDFGKATTTHRAEKDGRLRIVSPGHDEAGVPLAEAFLARINAPNALRERVPPLVKCHLAHLQTITDRGVRRLARRLAPETIEGLCVVITADCFGRPPQPCVVPETVATLRAKAAELELQNRSPRPILLGRHLIEHGMKPGPHFSEILEAAFEAQLEGKFSELEGATAWLRARERGVRRG; encoded by the coding sequence ATGACTTTGGCCGGCACGCGGCGATTTAAGGGAAGCCCCGCGCACGGTGCAAGGAAGCAAACCGCGCGGGCGCGTCGCGTCGGACGCTTTGCCATCGGCCCCTGGCTGTGGGAGGGTTCGCCCGTGCACGTCCAACTGCCTGCCGAACTGCGCCGCATTCTCGCGGAGACGCCCGAGTTGCGGCGCGCGTATCTCGTGGGGGGGTGCGTTCGCGATTCGCTGCTCGGACTCGCCGTGAAGGACTTCGATGTCGAAGTCTTCGGCGTGAACTACGAGCAGCTCGAACCCGCGTTGCGCCGGCACGGCCGAACGGACCTCGTCGGCCGTTCGTTCGGGGTCGTGAAGCTCACCACGGGCAGCGGCATCGGCTACGATTTCAGCATCCCGCGCCGCGACCGCAAGGTGGCGCCGGGGCACACGGGATTCCTGGTCGGGTTCGATCCGAACATCACGCCCGCGGAAGCGGCGGGCCGGCGCGACTTCACCATCAACGCGCTGATGTTCGACCCGCGCGCGGGCGAGGTGCTCGACTTTCACGGCGGGAAGGCGGACCTGGGGAACCGCGTCTTGCGCCACACAAGCGCGGCGTTCGCCGAGGACCCTTTGCGCGTGTTGCGCGGGATGCAGTTCGCGTCGCGCTTCGAGCTCACTCCCGCGCCGGAAACGGTCGCGTTGTGCCGCAGCATCGCGTCGAGCTTCGGCGAGCTCGCAGTCGAGCGCGTCGGCATGGAGTGGTTCAAATGGGCGGCCAAGAGCACCGTGCCTTCCGCCGGGCTGAAGTTCCTCGCCGACGCCGGCTGGCTGGGGCACTTCCCCGAGGTCGACGCGATGCGCGGCGTGCCGCAGGAATCGGAGTGGCACCCTGAAGGCGATGTCTTCATCCACACATGCCATTGCTGCGATGCGCTCGCCAAACTCCCCGAGTGGCGGGCTGCGCCCGGGGACTCGCGCATCGCGTGGATGCTCGCGGTGCTCGCGCACGACTTCGGCAAGGCCACCACGACGCACCGCGCGGAGAAGGACGGCCGCCTGCGGATCGTCTCGCCCGGGCACGACGAGGCGGGCGTGCCGCTGGCCGAGGCGTTCCTCGCGCGCATCAACGCGCCGAACGCGCTCCGTGAACGCGTGCCGCCGCTCGTGAAGTGCCACCTCGCGCACTTGCAGACGATCACCGACCGGGGCGTGCGCCGGCTCGCGCGCCGCCTCGCGCCCGAGACCATCGAGGGCTTGTGCGTGGTCATCACCGCCGACTGCTTCGGCCGGCCGCCGCAACCGTGCGTCGTGCCCGAGACCGTGGCGACGCTTCGCGCCAAGGCCGCCGAACTCGAACTGCAAAACCGCTCCCCCCGGCCCATCCTGCTCGGCCGCCACCTCATCGAGCACGGCATGAAACCGGGGCCGCATTTCTCCGAAATCCTCGAGGCCGCATTCGAGGCGCAGTTGGAGGGGAAATTCAGCGAACTCGAGGGAGCCACCGCGTGGTTGCGGGCGCGGGAGCGCGGCGTGCGGCGCGGTTGA
- a CDS encoding ParA family protein, with translation MAKRPTRRARAVCFLAPCAGLPLNRRVPAKVIVVANQKGGVGKTTTAVNLAACLAWAGRRVLLVDVDPQANATSGVGFEKLPGASAYDALLGQGALAEKIQNTAWERLELVPSEPDLCSIEVELSRMENHLQRLRLALGPVASNGRFEVVLVDCPPSLGMLTLNAFAAADSLIVPLQCEYYALEGISMINRVLTQLRDSGVNPKLELLGVLMTMYDARTRLARQVVDEVRQHFGELVFETLIPRTTRLAEAPSFGKPIIAYDKYSAAAAAYELLAQEVAARLKL, from the coding sequence ATGGCAAAGCGTCCGACGCGACGCGCCCGCGCGGTTTGCTTCCTTGCACCGTGCGCGGGGCTTCCCTTAAATCGCCGCGTGCCGGCCAAAGTCATCGTTGTCGCCAACCAGAAGGGGGGCGTGGGCAAAACCACCACGGCGGTGAATCTCGCGGCGTGCCTCGCGTGGGCCGGCCGCCGCGTGCTGCTCGTGGACGTGGACCCGCAGGCGAACGCGACGAGCGGCGTGGGCTTCGAGAAACTTCCCGGCGCGAGCGCCTACGACGCGCTGCTCGGTCAGGGCGCGCTCGCGGAGAAAATCCAGAACACCGCGTGGGAGCGCCTCGAACTGGTGCCCAGCGAGCCGGACTTGTGCAGCATCGAAGTCGAGCTCTCCCGGATGGAGAATCATCTGCAGCGGTTGCGGCTTGCGCTGGGTCCCGTCGCGTCGAACGGACGGTTCGAGGTCGTCCTCGTGGACTGCCCGCCCTCGCTGGGGATGCTTACGCTGAACGCCTTTGCCGCGGCGGATTCACTCATCGTGCCGTTGCAGTGCGAGTATTACGCGCTCGAAGGCATCTCGATGATCAACCGCGTGCTCACGCAGCTCCGCGACTCCGGCGTAAACCCGAAGCTCGAGTTGCTCGGCGTGTTGATGACGATGTATGACGCGCGCACCCGGCTCGCGCGGCAGGTCGTGGACGAAGTCCGCCAGCACTTTGGCGAGCTGGTGTTCGAGACGCTCATCCCGCGCACGACGCGTCTCGCGGAGGCGCCGAGCTTCGGCAAGCCGATCATCGCCTACGACAAGTATTCCGCTGCCGCGGCCGCCTACGAGTTGCTCGCGCAGGAGGTCGCGGCGCGGTTGAAGCTCTGA